GTATTTGATGAAAGTCAGAATGTATATTATTCTGCAAAATACAATTCAAAAGAAGATAGTGCCAGAATTAATCATAATGGTAAATCTTATATAGAAATGCTTTTTCAGGAATATCTTGAGTATTAATATTTTTTTTAACTTATTGTTTAATTTTAACTTAAAGCACTCTAAGTGCTTTAGACACTCTAAGTACTTTTTTTAATACCTTTGCCGCACATTTATAAAACATGGATTTTAAAATACTCAAAAAAGATAATAACACTAAAGCCAGAACAGGCCTGATTAATACTGGACATGGAGAAATTCAGACTCCTATTTTTATGCCAGTTGGTACAGTTGGAAGTGTTAAGACTATTCACCAAAATACATTAGAAGACGATATTAAAGCACAAATAATTCTTGGAAATACATATCATTTATACTTACGTCCTGGATTAGAAGTATTAGAAAAAGCAGGTGGTTTACATAAATTTATGAATTGGAAAAAACCAATTCTTACAGATAGTGGAGGTTATCAGGTTTTTTCTTTAGCTGAAAGAAGAAAGCTTACAGACGAAGGGGCTAAATTTCAATCTCATATTGATGGTTCGAGGCATATGTTTACTCCTGAGAATGTTATAGATACTCAAAGAATAATTGGTAGTGATATTATGATGGCGTTGGATGAATGTACACCTTATCCCTGTGAGTATGAGTATGCCAGAAAAAGTTTAGATTTAACACACCGCTGGCTTGACAGAGGATTTGATCATTATAAAAATACCGAACCTAAATATGGTTATAGTCAAACTTTTTTTCCTATAGTTCAGGGAAGTGTTTATAAAGATCTTCGTAAAAAATCTGCAGAAAAAATAGCATCTAAAGGTGCTGATGGAAATGCAATTGGTGGACTTTCAGTTGGCGAACCTGCAGAAATGATGTATGAGATGATTGAGG
This region of Bacteroidia bacterium genomic DNA includes:
- the tgt gene encoding tRNA guanosine(34) transglycosylase Tgt, whose translation is MDFKILKKDNNTKARTGLINTGHGEIQTPIFMPVGTVGSVKTIHQNTLEDDIKAQIILGNTYHLYLRPGLEVLEKAGGLHKFMNWKKPILTDSGGYQVFSLAERRKLTDEGAKFQSHIDGSRHMFTPENVIDTQRIIGSDIMMALDECTPYPCEYEYARKSLDLTHRWLDRGFDHYKNTEPKYGYSQTFFPIVQGSVYKDLRKKSAEKIASKGADGNAIGGLSVGEPAEMMYEMIEVVNEILPLDKPRYLMGVGTPANILEGIDRGIDMFDCVMPTRNGRNGMLFTSEGIINIKNEKWKLDFSSIDNNGTSFVDSCYTKAYLRHLFISGEMLGPQIASIHNLSFYLWLVKEARNNIANGTFSGWKNEMVKKVSNRL